The following are encoded together in the Streptococcus oralis genome:
- the hemW gene encoding radical SAM family heme chaperone HemW produces the protein MQKKPTSAYVHIPFCTQICYYCDFSKVFIKNQPVDSYLEHLLEEFRSYDIQKLSTLYIGGGTPTALSAPQLEVLLDGLTKNLDLSVLEELTIEANPGDLDADKIAVLKQSPVNRVSLGVQTFDDKMLKKIGRSHLEKDIYENIDRLKLAGFDNISIDLIYALPGQTMAQVKDNVAKAISLDIPHMSLYSLILENHTVFMNRMRRGKLPLPKEELEAEMFEYIIAELERAGFEHYEISNFSKPGFESRHNLMYWDNAEYYGIGAGASGYVNGVRYKNHGPIRHYLNAVEAGDARITEEHLSQREQMEEEMFLGLRKKSGVSVARFEEKFGLSFDELYGEIIRDLVQQGLMQIDGDRVRMTKRGLFLGDTVAERFILE, from the coding sequence ATGCAGAAAAAACCAACGTCCGCCTACGTGCATATTCCCTTTTGCACACAGATTTGTTATTATTGTGACTTTTCAAAAGTTTTTATCAAGAATCAACCAGTAGATAGTTACCTGGAGCATCTGCTAGAGGAGTTTCGTTCTTATGATATCCAAAAGTTGTCAACTCTCTATATTGGAGGTGGAACGCCAACGGCTTTGTCAGCTCCGCAATTAGAGGTGCTCTTAGATGGTTTGACTAAAAACCTAGATTTGTCTGTCTTGGAAGAGTTGACCATTGAGGCTAATCCAGGAGACTTAGATGCGGATAAAATTGCGGTTTTGAAACAGTCGCCAGTCAATCGTGTTTCTTTAGGTGTGCAGACTTTTGATGACAAAATGCTGAAAAAGATTGGGCGCAGTCATTTAGAAAAGGATATTTATGAGAATATCGACCGTCTCAAACTGGCTGGTTTTGACAATATCTCCATTGATCTAATCTATGCTCTTCCAGGTCAAACTATGGCTCAGGTCAAGGACAATGTGGCTAAGGCTATCTCGCTTGATATTCCTCATATGAGCCTTTATAGCTTGATTTTGGAAAATCATACGGTCTTTATGAACCGCATGCGACGAGGGAAGTTGCCCCTACCCAAGGAAGAGTTAGAAGCGGAGATGTTTGAGTACATCATCGCAGAACTGGAGCGAGCTGGTTTTGAGCATTATGAGATTTCCAATTTCTCTAAACCCGGATTTGAAAGTCGCCACAATCTCATGTACTGGGACAATGCCGAGTATTATGGTATCGGTGCGGGTGCTTCAGGTTATGTGAACGGGGTGCGTTATAAAAATCATGGTCCTATCCGCCACTATCTCAATGCGGTAGAGGCAGGAGATGCTCGGATTACAGAAGAACACCTGAGTCAAAGGGAGCAGATGGAAGAAGAAATGTTCCTAGGCCTCCGGAAAAAATCCGGGGTTTCCGTGGCGCGATTTGAGGAAAAATTTGGACTGTCCTTTGATGAACTTTATGGCGAAATCATCAGAGACTTGGTTCAGCAAGGACTTATGCAGATCGACGGTGATCGTGTCCGAATGACAAAGAGAGGTCTCTTCTTGGGAGACACTGTAGCAGAACGATTTATTTTGGAGTAG
- a CDS encoding acyl-[acyl-carrier-protein] thioesterase — MGLTYQMKMKIPFDMADMNGHIKLPDVILLSLQVSGMQSIELGVSDKDMLERYNLVWIITDYAIDVVRLPRFAEEITIETEALTYNRLFCYRRFTIYDGAGQEIIRMVATFVLMDRDSRKVHAVEPEIVAPYQSEFDKKLIRGPKYANLEDPISKDYHVRFYDLDMNGHVNNSKYLDWIFEVMGADFLTKYIPKKINLKYVKEVRPGGMIASAYELKGLESKHEIISDGEINAQAMITWQEIEAN; from the coding sequence ATGGGCTTAACTTATCAAATGAAAATGAAAATTCCTTTTGATATGGCGGACATGAACGGTCATATCAAACTTCCAGATGTGATTTTGCTGTCCCTGCAAGTATCCGGTATGCAATCGATTGAGCTGGGAGTCAGTGACAAGGATATGTTAGAACGCTACAATCTGGTCTGGATTATTACAGACTATGCGATTGACGTGGTTCGCTTGCCTCGCTTTGCTGAAGAGATTACGATTGAAACAGAAGCATTGACTTACAATCGTCTTTTTTGCTACCGCCGTTTCACTATCTATGATGGAGCAGGTCAAGAAATCATTCGCATGGTAGCAACCTTTGTTCTCATGGACAGAGACAGTCGGAAAGTCCATGCTGTCGAACCGGAGATTGTTGCGCCTTACCAGTCTGAGTTTGATAAAAAACTCATCCGCGGGCCAAAGTATGCAAATCTAGAAGATCCGATCAGTAAAGACTACCATGTTCGTTTTTACGACTTGGATATGAATGGTCATGTTAATAACAGCAAATACCTGGATTGGATTTTTGAGGTCATGGGAGCAGACTTTTTGACCAAGTATATTCCAAAAAAAATCAATCTCAAATATGTCAAAGAAGTGCGACCAGGTGGCATGATTGCTTCAGCTTATGAACTCAAGGGACTAGAAAGCAAGCATGAGATTATCAGTGATGGCGAGATCAATGCCCAAGCTATGATTACGTGGCAAGAAATTGAAGCGAATTAG
- a CDS encoding TIGR01457 family HAD-type hydrolase: MAYKGYLIDLDGTIYKGKDRIPAGEAFVHELQKRAIPYLFVTNNTTRTPESVQEVLAKNFNINTPLSTVYTATLATIDYMNDLGLEKTVYVIGEAGLKDAIQAAGYVEDKENPAYVVVGLDWQVDYEKFATATLAIQKGAHFIGTNPDLNIPTERGLLPGAGSLVTLLEVATRVKPVYIGKPNAIIMEKAVEHLGIDREDLLMVGDNYLTDIRAGIDNGIPTLLVTTGFTKAEEVADLPIAPTHVLSSLEEWDFDED, translated from the coding sequence ATGGCTTATAAAGGTTATTTAATTGATTTAGACGGGACCATTTACAAGGGGAAAGACCGGATTCCGGCGGGTGAGGCTTTTGTCCATGAGTTACAAAAGCGAGCAATTCCTTATCTCTTTGTAACCAACAATACAACTCGTACTCCTGAGAGTGTACAAGAGGTGTTGGCTAAGAATTTTAATATCAACACCCCTCTATCGACTGTATACACAGCAACTCTGGCAACCATCGACTATATGAATGACTTGGGATTGGAAAAGACAGTCTATGTCATCGGAGAAGCAGGACTCAAGGATGCCATTCAGGCGGCTGGTTATGTCGAAGACAAGGAAAATCCTGCCTATGTGGTCGTTGGACTGGACTGGCAAGTCGACTATGAAAAATTTGCGACGGCGACTCTAGCCATTCAAAAGGGGGCTCACTTTATCGGAACCAATCCAGACCTCAATATCCCGACGGAACGCGGTCTTTTGCCTGGTGCTGGTTCACTTGTAACACTTCTTGAAGTCGCTACACGGGTCAAACCAGTATATATCGGAAAACCGAATGCGATCATCATGGAAAAGGCCGTGGAACATCTGGGTATAGATCGAGAAGACTTGCTCATGGTCGGGGACAACTATCTGACGGATATCCGAGCAGGGATTGACAATGGCATTCCAACGCTCTTGGTGACGACAGGTTTTACAAAGGCAGAAGAAGTGGCGGACTTGCCAATTGCACCAACACATGTGCTTTCTAGCCTAGAGGAGTGGGATTTTGATGAAGACTAA
- a CDS encoding TIGR01906 family membrane protein: protein MKTKLTFWGSMLFLLSFSILLTIYLAWIFYPLEIEWPNLVDRVYLKRETILYNFHILMNYLTNPFSQVLEMPDFRSSAAGLHHFAVVKNLFHLVQLVALVTLPSFYFFVRKIVKKGFLPLYRKSILTLVLLPLIIGLVGVLIGFEQFFTLFHQILFVGDDTWLFDPAKDPVIWILPETFFLHAFVLFFVLYEGMFGFLLVKASRK, encoded by the coding sequence ATGAAGACTAAACTAACCTTTTGGGGAAGTATGCTCTTTCTCCTCTCTTTTTCTATTCTTCTGACCATTTATCTGGCATGGATTTTCTATCCTTTGGAGATTGAGTGGCCAAACTTAGTGGATCGAGTCTATCTAAAGCGAGAAACCATTCTGTATAACTTTCATATCTTGATGAATTACCTGACCAATCCCTTTAGTCAGGTCTTGGAGATGCCAGATTTTCGTTCATCAGCGGCTGGTTTACATCACTTTGCGGTGGTGAAGAATCTCTTTCACCTAGTTCAGCTAGTTGCCCTAGTGACACTTCCAAGTTTCTATTTCTTTGTTAGAAAGATTGTAAAAAAAGGCTTTTTGCCCCTATATCGTAAAAGTATCCTAACTCTAGTACTATTGCCTCTAATCATTGGCCTTGTAGGAGTGTTGATTGGTTTTGAGCAATTTTTTACTCTTTTCCATCAGATTCTCTTTGTGGGAGATGATACCTGGCTTTTTGATCCAGCAAAGGATCCCGTTATTTGGATTTTGCCAGAGACTTTCTTTCTCCATGCCTTTGTACTTTTCTTTGTTTTGTATGAAGGAATGTTTGGTTTCCTTCTTGTTAAAGCTTCAAGGAAATAG